One region of Camelina sativa cultivar DH55 chromosome 6, Cs, whole genome shotgun sequence genomic DNA includes:
- the LOC104791077 gene encoding nuclear transcription factor Y subunit C-1-like isoform X2: MDTNNNNHQPPPSAVTGIPPPPPPPGTTISSTGGGASYHHLLQQQQQQLQLFWTYQRQEIEQVNDFKNHQLPLARIKKIMKADEDVRMISAEAPILFAKACELFILELTIRSWLHAEENKRRTLQKNDIAAAITRTDIFDFLVDIVPRDEIKDEAAVLGGGMVAPPTASGVPYYYPPMGQPAGPGGMMIGRPAMDPSGVYVQPPSQAWQSVWQTSAGTGDDVSYGSGGSTGQGNLDGQG, encoded by the coding sequence ATggacaccaacaacaacaaccaccaaCCACCTCCCTCCGCCGTCACCGGAATCCCTCCGCCTCCTCCACCACCTggaaccaccatctcctccacCGGAGGAGGAGCCTCGTACCATCACCtcctccaacaacaacaacaacagctccAATTGTTCTGGACATACCAACGTCAAGAGATCGAACAAGTGAACGATTTCAAAAACCATCAGCTCCCACTCGCTCGGATCAAGAAGATTATGAAAGCCGACGAAGATGTTCGTATGATCTCCGCGGAAGCACCGATCCTATTCGCCAAAGCTTGTGAGCTATTCATCCTCGAGCTCACCATCAGATCTTGGCTTCACGCTGAGGAGAACAAACGCCGTACGCTTCAGAAGAACGATATCGCCGCTGCGATTACAAGGACCGATATATTCGATTTCCTTGTTGATATTGTTCCTAGAGATGAGATTAAGGACGAGGCCGCCGTGCTCGGTGGTGGGATGGTCGCTCCTCCCACGGCGAGTGGCGTGCCTTACTATTACCCGCCGATGGGACAGCCAGCTGGTCCTGGAGGGATGATGATTGGGAGACCTGCTATGGATCCGAGTGGTGTTTATGTTCAGCCTCCGTCTCAGGCGTGGCAGAGCGTTTGGCAGACTTCGGCGGGGACTGGTGATGATGTCTCTTACGGCAGTGGTGGAAGCACTGGTCAGGGGAATCTCGACGGCCAAGGGTGA
- the LOC104791077 gene encoding nuclear transcription factor Y subunit C-1-like isoform X1: protein MDTNNNNHQPPPSAVTGIPPPPPPPGTTISSTGGGASYHHLLQQQQQQLQLFWTYQRQEIEQVNDFKNHQLPLARIKKIMKADEDVRMISAEAPILFAKACELFILELTIRSWLHAEENKRRTLQKNDIAAAITRTDIFDFLVDIVPRDEIKDEAAVLGGGMVAPPTASGVPYYYPPMGQPAGPGGMMIGRPAMDPSGVYVQPPSQAWQSVWQTSAGTGDDVSYGSGGSTGQGNLDGQG from the coding sequence ATggacaccaacaacaacaaccaccaaCCACCTCCCTCCGCCGTCACCGGAATCCCTCCGCCTCCTCCACCACCTggaaccaccatctcctccacCGGAGGAGGAGCCTCGTACCATCACCtcctccaacaacaacaacaacagctccAATTGTTCTGGACATACCAACGTCAAGAGATCGAACAAGTGAACGATTTCAAAAACCATCAGCTCCCACTCGCTCGGATCAAGAAGATTATGAAAGCCGACGAAGATGTTCGTATGATCTCCGCGGAAGCACCGATCCTATTCGCCAAAGCTTGTGAGCTATTCATCCTCGAGCTCACCATCAGATCTTGGCTTCACGCTGAGGAGAACAAACGCCGTACGCTTCAGAAGAACGATATCGCCGCTGCGATTACAAGGACCGATATATTCGATTTCCTTGTTGATATTGTTCCTAGAGATGAGATTAAGGACGAGGCCGCCGTGCTCGGTGGTGGGATGGTCGCTCCTCCCACGGCGAGTGGCGTGCCTTACTATTACCCGCCGATGGGACAGCCAGCTGGTCCTGGAGGGATGATGATTGGGAGACCTGCTATGGATCCGAGTGGTGTTTATGTTCAGCCTCCGTCTCAGGCGTGGCAGAGCGTTTGGCAGACTTCGGCGGGGACTGGTGATGATGTCTCTTACGGCAGTGGTGGAAGCACTGGTCAGGGGAATCTCGACGGCCAAGG